The following are from one region of the Prevotella communis genome:
- a CDS encoding outer membrane beta-barrel protein, giving the protein MMKKFLVAIVAVLFAAPSFAQYSSGGFSLSESTVYYGARVGLNVGWISGDVDGYGAKAGMNIGGVLGLRVSDATPVFLESGLYFAMQGAKDGKDEINLNYLEIPLLIKYGVQVTDDIALLPYLGPTFGLGISGKIKPGSTGSFSSDGGFNRPDVGIKFGCGAEYNKLYLETGLKFGVTNILDDDNDAAHNGAWYLNFGVNF; this is encoded by the coding sequence ATGATGAAGAAATTTTTAGTGGCTATTGTAGCCGTGCTGTTTGCAGCACCTTCGTTCGCTCAGTACAGCAGCGGTGGTTTTTCTTTGAGTGAGAGTACTGTATATTATGGTGCACGCGTTGGTTTGAACGTAGGTTGGATCAGCGGTGATGTTGATGGCTACGGTGCAAAGGCAGGCATGAACATCGGTGGTGTGCTGGGTCTGCGTGTTAGCGACGCTACACCTGTATTCCTGGAGTCTGGTCTTTATTTTGCTATGCAGGGTGCCAAGGATGGTAAGGATGAGATAAACCTGAACTATCTGGAAATTCCTCTGCTGATTAAGTACGGCGTGCAGGTTACTGATGATATCGCCCTGTTGCCTTATCTGGGTCCTACCTTCGGACTGGGTATCAGTGGTAAGATTAAGCCCGGTAGCACTGGTTCATTCTCAAGCGATGGTGGTTTCAACCGTCCTGATGTAGGTATCAAATTCGGTTGCGGTGCTGAGTACAACAAGCTGTATCTGGAGACAGGTCTGAAGTTTGGTGTGACCAACATCCTGGATGATGACAACGATGCTGCACACAATGGTGCATGGTATCTCAACTTCGGTGTGAACTTCTAA
- the dacB gene encoding D-alanyl-D-alanine carboxypeptidase/D-alanyl-D-alanine endopeptidase, translating to MKKRTILGLFWLLSVSLYAQTEQIVSEPAATSDTTELQLPWPQQMQSQLDSMMRDPLLDYTQLGLMVWDLTDDCQLFGMNQRQLLRPASTMKLVTAITALDYLGTNYHYTTSLYYKGDITDHTLQGNLYCVGGLDPSFSYGDLDAFAQSVKQQGIDTICGSIIADNTLKDTLKWGEGWCWDDDNPTLSPLLVDRKDNFLLQFINALSRYDIVLQDITIREGKVDEDATLLSQHKTSIDQILLRMMKDSDNLYAESMYYQIAAHSNHPGKALYAQRQEKALMERAGLNSSRYKLADGSGLSLYNYLSAECLLRLLRYAYQHKPIYQHLLPSLPVAGEDGTLKKRMIDTHAEGNVQAKTGTLTGIISLAGYCTASNGHRLCFSIINQGALSGKAARNYQDKICDILCE from the coding sequence ATGAAGAAAAGAACTATTTTAGGCTTATTCTGGTTACTGTCAGTTTCGCTCTATGCCCAAACGGAACAGATAGTCAGCGAACCAGCCGCCACATCCGACACTACCGAACTACAACTGCCCTGGCCTCAGCAGATGCAGAGCCAGCTGGACTCCATGATGCGCGACCCATTGCTGGACTATACCCAACTGGGGCTGATGGTATGGGACCTCACAGACGACTGTCAGCTGTTTGGCATGAACCAGCGACAGCTCCTGCGTCCTGCCTCTACCATGAAACTGGTCACGGCCATCACAGCTCTCGACTATCTGGGCACCAATTATCACTATACCACATCTTTATATTATAAAGGAGACATAACCGACCACACCCTTCAGGGTAACCTCTATTGCGTAGGTGGCCTCGACCCCTCGTTCTCCTATGGCGACCTTGACGCCTTTGCTCAGAGCGTCAAGCAGCAGGGTATAGACACCATCTGTGGCAGTATCATCGCCGACAACACGCTGAAAGACACCCTGAAATGGGGCGAAGGCTGGTGCTGGGACGACGACAACCCCACCCTGTCGCCACTTCTCGTAGATCGTAAGGACAACTTCCTCCTGCAGTTTATCAACGCCCTGTCACGCTATGATATCGTGCTGCAGGATATCACCATCAGGGAAGGTAAGGTTGACGAGGACGCCACCCTGCTGAGTCAGCACAAAACCTCTATAGACCAGATACTGCTGCGCATGATGAAAGATAGTGACAACCTCTATGCCGAGTCGATGTACTATCAGATTGCCGCCCACAGCAACCATCCAGGAAAGGCACTCTACGCCCAGCGTCAGGAGAAAGCCCTGATGGAACGTGCAGGTCTGAACAGCAGTCGCTATAAGTTGGCCGACGGCAGTGGACTGTCGCTCTACAACTACCTCTCTGCCGAGTGCTTGCTGCGCCTCCTGCGTTATGCCTATCAGCATAAGCCCATCTATCAACACCTGTTGCCCTCACTGCCTGTTGCCGGCGAGGACGGCACCCTCAAGAAGCGTATGATTGATACCCATGCCGAAGGTAATGTGCAGGCTAAGACCGGCACACTCACCGGTATCATCTCCCTGGCAGGCTACTGCACCGCCTCCAACGGCCATCGTCTCTGCTTTTCCATAATTAATCAGGGCGCACTCAGTGGCAAGGCTGCCCGCAACTATCAAGATAAGATTTGCGACATCCTATGTGAATAA
- the nadB gene encoding L-aspartate oxidase, translating to MVYKYDFLIIGAGVAGMSYALKVARAKKGKVCIICKTSLDEANTSFAQGGVASVTNLAVDDFDKHIEDTMIAGDYISDRAAVEQVVRNAPEQIKELVEWGVNFDRKEDGTFDLHREGGHSEFRILHHADDTGAEIQRGLMAAVRSNPDIVVRENHFAVEIITQHHLGAKVTRRTPYINCYGAYVLNPETEKVDTYLSKVTLMCTGGCGAVYQTTTNPIIATGDGEAMVYRAKGTVADMEFVQFHPTALYSPGETHPAFLITEAMRGYGGILRLPNGESFMEKYDERLSLAPRDIVARAIDKEMKIHGLDHVCLDVTHKDPAETRRHFPNIYQKCLSMGIDITTDYIPVRPAAHYMCGGIKVDLNGCSSIERLYAIGECSCTGLHGGNRLASNSLIEAVVYADAAAKHSLEHVDLYDFNEKVPEWNDEGTLTNEEKVLITQSVKEVGEIMSNYVGIVRSDLRLHRAWVRLDTLYEETENLFKRVKATRDICELRNMINVGYLITRFALERKESRGLHYTIDYPAHAYDK from the coding sequence ATGGTTTACAAATATGATTTCCTGATTATAGGCGCTGGCGTGGCTGGCATGAGTTATGCCCTGAAGGTGGCCCGCGCCAAGAAAGGTAAGGTGTGCATTATCTGTAAGACCTCGCTCGATGAGGCCAACACTTCATTTGCACAGGGTGGCGTGGCTTCGGTTACCAATCTGGCTGTTGATGATTTCGACAAGCATATCGAAGACACGATGATAGCAGGCGACTATATCAGTGATCGCGCTGCAGTAGAGCAGGTGGTGAGAAACGCTCCTGAACAGATTAAGGAACTGGTGGAGTGGGGCGTCAACTTCGACCGCAAGGAAGACGGTACGTTTGACCTGCATCGTGAGGGCGGACACTCTGAGTTTCGCATCCTGCACCATGCTGATGATACTGGTGCTGAGATTCAGCGCGGACTGATGGCTGCCGTGAGAAGCAATCCTGATATCGTGGTGAGAGAGAACCACTTCGCAGTGGAGATTATCACTCAGCATCATCTGGGTGCCAAGGTGACACGTCGCACACCCTATATCAACTGTTATGGTGCTTATGTGCTGAACCCTGAGACGGAGAAGGTGGACACGTATCTGTCGAAGGTCACGCTGATGTGTACTGGTGGATGTGGGGCTGTGTATCAGACCACCACAAACCCCATCATTGCAACGGGTGATGGTGAGGCTATGGTCTATCGTGCCAAGGGTACGGTGGCCGACATGGAGTTTGTGCAGTTTCACCCCACAGCCCTCTATTCTCCAGGCGAGACACATCCTGCCTTCCTGATTACGGAGGCCATGCGTGGCTATGGCGGCATCCTGCGCCTGCCTAACGGCGAGAGCTTCATGGAGAAATATGACGAGCGTCTGTCGCTGGCTCCACGTGATATCGTGGCACGTGCCATCGATAAGGAGATGAAGATTCACGGATTGGACCATGTGTGTCTGGATGTCACGCATAAGGATCCTGCCGAGACTCGTCGTCACTTCCCGAATATCTACCAGAAATGCTTGTCTATGGGTATCGACATCACCACGGACTATATCCCCGTGCGTCCTGCTGCCCACTATATGTGCGGTGGTATCAAGGTCGACCTGAACGGTTGTTCAAGTATTGAGCGCCTGTATGCTATCGGCGAATGCTCATGCACTGGTTTGCATGGTGGTAACCGCTTGGCTTCCAACTCACTGATTGAGGCCGTGGTCTATGCGGATGCTGCTGCCAAGCACTCACTGGAGCATGTGGACCTGTACGACTTCAACGAGAAGGTGCCTGAATGGAATGATGAGGGTACGCTGACGAATGAGGAGAAGGTGCTGATTACCCAGAGTGTGAAGGAGGTGGGCGAGATCATGTCCAACTATGTGGGCATCGTTCGTTCCGACCTGCGTCTGCATCGTGCCTGGGTGCGCCTGGATACGCTCTATGAGGAGACGGAGAACCTCTTTAAGCGCGTGAAGGCCACAAGGGATATCTGCGAACTGCGCAATATGATTAATGTGGGCTATCTGATTACTCGCTTTGCCCTGGAACGTAAGGAGAGTAGGGGACTGCATTACACCATTGACTATCCGGCTCACGCATACGATAAGTAA
- the alaS gene encoding alanine--tRNA ligase codes for MMTAKEIRDSFKQFFESKQHAIVPSAPMVIKDDPTLMFTNAGMNQWKDIILGTRAPEPRRRADTQKCLRVSGKHNDLEEVGHDTYHHTMFEMLGNWSFGDYFKEGAIDMAWEYLVDVLKLNPEDLYVTVFEGSPEENIPRDDEAAKYWSKHVPADHIINGNKHDNFWEMGDTGPCGPCSEIHVDSRTPEQRKASGKSGRELVNQDDPQVIEIWNIVFMQFNRKADGSLEPLSMNVIDTGMGFERLVRMMQGKHSNYDTDVFQPIIKAEQQITGLKYTTFEEETENPISKEQDDINVAMRVCADHLRAVAFSIADGQLPSNAKAGYVIRRILRRAVRYAYTFLGQKEAFLYKLLPTLVEEMGDAFPELKAQQTLIAKVMKEEEDSFLRTLEKGIGMLNDAMEQLKAEGKKELDGVQAFRLFDTYGFPLDLTELICRENGFTVNEEQFNTEMQKQKDRARNAAAVENSDWVELQPGEQQFVGYDYTEYECRILRYRKVTQKKNEFYELVLDNTPFYGEMGGQVGDQGVLVSENETIEIIDTKRENGQSVHIVKQLPKDTAAQFMACVDTDKRDASAANHTATHLLDYALKQVLGDHVEQKGSFVSPDTLRFDFSHFEKVTDEQLREVERMVNDMIRQDIHIDEHRDMPFDEAKKLGAIALFGEKYGDKVRVVRFGPSCEFCGGVHASSTGRIGFFKIISESSVAAGIRRIEAKTGKECEELLYQTEDMLRAVKAFFNNAKDLQGVIKKYIDEHDAMKKEIEAFQAQAVERTAKQLVEKAREVNGVKVITAVLPMAPAAAKDLAFKIRAAVDSSLLCVLGTHADNKPQISIMMSDDMVADHKLNAGQMVREAAKLIQGGGGGQPHFAQAGGKSVDGLSAAVDKVIELAKL; via the coding sequence ATAATGACTGCAAAAGAAATTCGCGACTCGTTCAAACAGTTTTTCGAGTCAAAACAGCACGCCATCGTGCCCTCTGCACCGATGGTTATCAAGGACGACCCCACGCTGATGTTCACCAACGCGGGTATGAACCAGTGGAAAGATATTATCCTGGGAACACGTGCCCCAGAGCCACGTCGCCGTGCCGATACACAGAAGTGTCTGCGCGTTTCAGGTAAGCATAATGACTTGGAGGAAGTAGGTCACGACACCTACCACCACACCATGTTCGAGATGCTGGGTAACTGGAGTTTTGGCGACTACTTCAAGGAGGGTGCCATTGATATGGCATGGGAATACCTTGTCGACGTACTGAAGCTGAACCCCGAGGACCTGTACGTAACCGTATTCGAGGGTTCACCCGAAGAGAACATCCCTCGCGATGACGAGGCAGCCAAATACTGGTCTAAGCACGTGCCTGCCGACCACATCATCAATGGTAACAAGCACGACAACTTCTGGGAGATGGGCGATACAGGTCCCTGTGGTCCCTGCTCAGAGATTCATGTTGACTCACGTACACCCGAGCAGCGCAAGGCCAGTGGCAAGAGCGGCCGTGAACTGGTAAACCAGGACGATCCTCAGGTTATCGAGATTTGGAACATCGTGTTCATGCAGTTCAACCGCAAGGCTGACGGCTCACTGGAGCCCCTGTCAATGAACGTGATTGATACTGGTATGGGCTTTGAGCGCCTGGTCCGCATGATGCAGGGCAAGCACTCCAACTACGATACCGACGTGTTCCAGCCTATCATCAAGGCCGAGCAGCAGATCACAGGTCTGAAATATACCACCTTCGAGGAGGAGACCGAGAACCCCATCAGTAAGGAGCAGGACGATATCAACGTGGCTATGCGTGTTTGCGCTGACCACCTGCGTGCCGTTGCCTTCTCTATAGCCGATGGTCAGTTGCCCTCAAACGCCAAGGCTGGCTACGTGATCCGTCGTATCCTGCGTCGTGCCGTACGCTATGCCTACACCTTCCTGGGTCAGAAGGAAGCCTTCCTTTACAAGCTCCTGCCTACCCTCGTTGAGGAGATGGGCGACGCCTTCCCAGAGCTGAAGGCTCAGCAGACCCTCATTGCCAAGGTGATGAAGGAAGAGGAAGACTCATTCCTCCGCACACTGGAGAAGGGTATCGGCATGCTCAACGACGCCATGGAGCAGCTCAAGGCCGAAGGTAAGAAGGAGCTCGACGGCGTACAGGCTTTCCGTCTGTTCGACACCTACGGATTCCCCTTGGACCTGACCGAGCTGATTTGCCGTGAGAACGGCTTCACCGTCAACGAGGAGCAGTTCAACACCGAGATGCAGAAACAGAAAGACCGTGCCCGCAATGCCGCTGCCGTAGAGAACTCAGACTGGGTAGAGCTGCAGCCAGGCGAACAACAGTTCGTGGGCTACGACTATACAGAATACGAGTGCCGCATCCTGCGCTATCGCAAGGTGACCCAGAAGAAGAACGAGTTCTACGAGCTGGTACTCGATAATACGCCTTTCTATGGCGAGATGGGTGGTCAGGTAGGCGACCAGGGTGTTCTGGTTTCTGAGAACGAGACCATCGAGATTATCGATACCAAGCGCGAGAACGGCCAGAGCGTACATATCGTGAAGCAGTTGCCAAAGGATACCGCAGCCCAGTTTATGGCTTGCGTTGATACCGACAAGCGCGATGCTTCTGCTGCCAACCATACCGCTACCCACCTGCTCGACTATGCTTTGAAGCAGGTATTGGGCGACCACGTGGAGCAGAAAGGTTCATTCGTGAGCCCCGACACCCTGCGTTTCGACTTCTCACACTTCGAGAAGGTCACCGACGAGCAGTTGCGCGAGGTAGAGCGTATGGTCAACGACATGATTCGTCAGGACATCCACATCGACGAGCATCGTGACATGCCCTTCGACGAAGCCAAGAAACTCGGCGCTATCGCCCTCTTCGGTGAGAAGTACGGCGACAAGGTGCGCGTAGTCCGTTTCGGTCCCTCATGCGAGTTCTGCGGTGGTGTCCACGCCAGCAGTACCGGCCGTATCGGCTTCTTTAAGATTATCTCTGAGAGCAGTGTTGCTGCCGGTATCCGTCGTATTGAGGCTAAGACTGGCAAGGAGTGCGAAGAGCTCCTGTACCAGACCGAGGATATGCTGCGTGCCGTGAAGGCTTTCTTCAATAATGCCAAGGATTTGCAGGGCGTTATCAAGAAATATATCGACGAGCATGACGCTATGAAGAAGGAAATCGAAGCCTTCCAGGCACAGGCTGTAGAGCGTACTGCCAAGCAGTTGGTAGAGAAAGCCCGCGAGGTCAACGGTGTGAAGGTGATCACCGCTGTGCTGCCCATGGCTCCTGCAGCAGCCAAGGATTTGGCCTTCAAGATTCGTGCAGCCGTGGATAGTTCTCTACTCTGCGTACTAGGCACACATGCAGACAACAAGCCTCAGATCTCTATCATGATGAGCGACGACATGGTGGCCGATCATAAGTTGAATGCTGGTCAGATGGTTCGCGAAGCAGCCAAGCTCATCCAAGGCGGCGGTGGTGGTCAGCCCCACTTTGCACAGGCTGGCGGTAAGAGTGTTGATGGCCTCAGCGCTGCTGTTGACAAGGTGATTGAATTAGCAAAACTATAA
- a CDS encoding MerR family transcriptional regulator, with the protein MALNLNKNLKLYYSIKEVAEMFDLNESTLRFWETEFPYLKPKTSGPSKVRQYTEKDIEQIKLIHNLVKVRGFKLAAAKKIINSNRDGANKKAEVLTRLMSVRDDLQALKKQLDGLQ; encoded by the coding sequence ATGGCACTGAATCTGAATAAGAACTTGAAACTCTACTATTCCATCAAGGAAGTAGCTGAGATGTTTGACCTTAACGAGAGCACTTTGCGCTTTTGGGAGACGGAATTTCCGTATCTCAAACCAAAGACGTCTGGCCCCAGTAAGGTTCGTCAGTATACCGAGAAGGATATTGAGCAGATTAAGCTGATCCACAACCTGGTGAAGGTGCGTGGATTCAAGTTGGCTGCTGCCAAGAAAATCATCAACTCCAATCGTGATGGTGCCAACAAGAAGGCCGAGGTGCTGACACGCCTGATGAGCGTGCGTGACGACCTGCAGGCGCTGAAAAAGCAACTTGACGGGTTGCAATAA
- a CDS encoding pectinesterase family protein, with protein MNRLLQTIIFSLLAGITYAASPYDNPDTIVVARDGTGQFRNIADAIEVCRAFMDYHKVIYIKKGTYKEKVIIPQWVQNIELCGESREETIITYDDHANILYPPTGLGMGTFRTYTVRVDANHITFKNLTIENNAARLGQAVALHTQGDCLKFINCRFLGHQDTIYTGMEGTRLFFDHCYIEGTTDFIFGPSTAWFEQCTIHCKANSYITAASTPKHIPFGYIFNQCTVTAANDVQKVYLGRPWRDYGYTLFMHCNLPRQIRPEGWHHWQKEREQTARYLEFENTGEGAATDKRVAWSRQLTKKEAKAITLEKVFQRNEEWHP; from the coding sequence ATGAACAGACTACTACAAACTATCATCTTTTCACTGCTGGCAGGCATCACGTATGCCGCCTCACCCTACGACAATCCCGATACGATTGTCGTGGCACGCGACGGCACTGGCCAGTTCCGTAACATTGCAGATGCCATCGAGGTGTGCCGCGCCTTCATGGACTATCACAAAGTTATCTACATCAAGAAAGGTACCTACAAGGAGAAAGTGATTATCCCACAGTGGGTGCAGAACATAGAACTCTGTGGCGAGAGTCGTGAGGAGACCATCATCACCTACGACGACCATGCCAACATCCTCTATCCGCCTACAGGCCTGGGGATGGGTACCTTCCGCACCTATACCGTCAGGGTGGATGCCAACCACATCACTTTCAAGAACCTGACGATAGAGAATAATGCCGCCCGTCTGGGACAGGCTGTGGCCCTGCATACACAAGGCGACTGCCTGAAATTCATCAACTGTCGTTTCCTGGGTCATCAGGACACCATCTATACGGGTATGGAGGGAACGCGCCTGTTCTTTGACCACTGCTATATCGAGGGCACCACCGACTTCATCTTTGGTCCGTCGACAGCATGGTTTGAGCAGTGCACCATTCATTGCAAGGCCAACAGTTACATCACGGCAGCATCAACGCCCAAGCATATCCCCTTCGGCTATATCTTCAACCAGTGCACCGTCACGGCTGCAAACGATGTGCAGAAGGTCTATCTGGGTCGTCCATGGCGTGATTACGGCTACACCCTCTTCATGCATTGCAACCTGCCCAGGCAGATCCGTCCTGAGGGATGGCACCACTGGCAGAAAGAGCGCGAACAGACAGCCCGCTATCTGGAGTTCGAGAACACAGGTGAGGGCGCTGCAACAGACAAGCGCGTAGCCTGGAGCCGACAACTCACCAAGAAAGAAGCAAAAGCTATCACACTGGAGAAAGTGTTTCAGAGAAACGAAGAATGGCACCCATAA
- a CDS encoding RelA/SpoT family protein — protein sequence MTDDEQKLKEQEAADEKLINDAYEKLINDYLNSRHRKKVDLIGKAFNFARQAHKGVRRLSGEPYIMHPIAVAQIVCSEIGLGSTSICAALLHDVVEDTDFTVEDIENMFGPKIAQIVDGLTKISGGIFGEQASAQAENFKKLLLTMSEDIRVILIKIADRLHNMRTLDSQPANKQYKIAGETLYLYAPLAHRLGLYKIKSELENLSFKFEHPEEYAIIERKLEETRVLRHQSFDEFTQPIEAALQKMGFQYEIKERVKTPYSIWSKMQKKHVSFDEIYDILAVRIIFTPKNREEEVDECWKIYVALTKIYKYHPDRIRDWLNNPKANGYQALHVTLMSKQGLWIEVQIRSDRMNEIAEQGLAAHWKYKEGAEEDGITEDETELNEWLRTIKEILDDPQPDAMDFLDAIKLNLFSSEIFVFTPKGEIKTMPADSTVLDFAFSIHTFLGSHCIGAKVNHKLVPLSHRLASGDQVEILTSKSHHVQPSWVNFVTTAKAKAKIEAMLRRANREIQKKGEEKLENWLAKYNIEQSPAVLDRLCKMFDVTRREALYQGIGENTFLIGEKDIDEIKGKKKKHSNNNGGGWRKFVPFVKAKKEEEKKEEEPELFIVPEKFNRKKPIYINEKNIRQYIFPDCCHPIPGDDTLGYIDNRNRIELHKRTCPIANKLKASFGNRILDVKWDMHKTMFFDATIRLGGIDRRGLVNEVTTIISNQMSVDIRKLTFTTEDGIFDGVIDLRVHDRDDVAEIIDRLKEVDDLKEISQIM from the coding sequence ATGACTGATGATGAGCAGAAATTAAAGGAACAGGAAGCAGCCGATGAAAAACTGATTAATGATGCGTACGAGAAACTCATCAATGACTACCTGAACTCGCGCCATCGCAAGAAGGTGGACTTGATTGGAAAAGCATTCAATTTCGCACGTCAGGCTCACAAGGGCGTGAGACGACTGTCGGGCGAGCCCTATATCATGCACCCCATCGCCGTGGCACAGATTGTGTGCTCGGAGATAGGACTGGGTTCTACCAGTATCTGTGCAGCCCTGCTCCACGATGTTGTGGAGGATACCGACTTCACCGTTGAGGATATCGAGAACATGTTCGGTCCGAAGATTGCACAGATCGTCGACGGACTGACAAAGATCAGCGGAGGCATCTTTGGCGAACAGGCCTCGGCTCAGGCAGAGAACTTCAAGAAGCTGCTGCTCACCATGAGCGAGGATATCCGTGTGATTCTGATTAAGATAGCCGACCGTCTGCACAACATGCGCACGCTGGACTCCCAGCCTGCCAACAAGCAATACAAGATTGCGGGCGAGACGCTCTACCTGTATGCCCCTCTGGCCCACCGTCTGGGACTCTATAAGATCAAGTCGGAACTGGAGAACCTGAGTTTCAAGTTCGAGCACCCGGAGGAATATGCCATTATCGAACGTAAGCTGGAAGAGACCCGCGTCCTGCGTCATCAGTCGTTCGACGAGTTTACCCAGCCTATCGAGGCTGCCCTCCAGAAGATGGGCTTCCAGTATGAGATCAAGGAACGTGTAAAAACGCCCTACTCCATCTGGAGCAAGATGCAGAAGAAGCATGTGTCCTTTGACGAGATCTATGACATCCTGGCCGTACGTATCATCTTCACTCCCAAGAACCGTGAGGAGGAAGTGGATGAGTGCTGGAAGATATACGTGGCCCTGACGAAGATATACAAATATCACCCCGACCGCATTCGCGACTGGTTGAACAATCCCAAGGCCAATGGCTATCAGGCCCTGCACGTGACGCTGATGTCGAAACAGGGTCTCTGGATTGAGGTGCAGATCCGTTCTGACCGTATGAACGAGATAGCGGAACAGGGACTTGCTGCCCACTGGAAATACAAGGAGGGGGCTGAGGAAGATGGTATCACAGAGGATGAGACTGAGCTGAACGAGTGGCTCCGTACCATCAAGGAGATCCTGGACGACCCACAGCCCGACGCGATGGACTTTCTGGATGCCATCAAACTGAATCTCTTCTCCAGCGAGATATTTGTCTTCACGCCCAAGGGTGAGATCAAGACGATGCCGGCAGACAGTACCGTGCTCGACTTCGCCTTCTCTATCCACACCTTCCTGGGATCACACTGCATCGGTGCGAAGGTCAACCACAAGCTGGTGCCCCTGAGTCACAGACTGGCCAGCGGCGACCAGGTGGAGATTCTCACATCCAAGTCGCACCACGTACAACCCTCATGGGTGAACTTCGTGACCACGGCCAAGGCCAAGGCCAAGATTGAGGCCATGCTGCGCCGTGCCAATCGTGAGATACAGAAGAAGGGTGAGGAGAAACTGGAGAACTGGCTGGCGAAGTACAATATCGAACAGTCGCCTGCTGTCCTGGACCGCCTGTGCAAGATGTTCGACGTGACGCGTCGCGAAGCCCTCTATCAGGGCATCGGCGAGAACACCTTCCTGATTGGCGAGAAAGATATCGACGAGATAAAGGGTAAGAAGAAGAAACACAGTAACAACAACGGTGGCGGCTGGCGCAAATTCGTGCCTTTCGTCAAAGCCAAGAAAGAGGAGGAGAAGAAGGAAGAGGAGCCCGAACTGTTTATCGTGCCCGAGAAGTTCAATCGTAAGAAGCCTATCTACATCAACGAGAAGAATATCCGTCAATATATCTTCCCCGACTGCTGTCACCCCATCCCCGGTGACGACACGCTGGGTTATATAGACAATCGTAACCGCATAGAACTCCATAAACGTACCTGTCCGATTGCCAACAAGTTGAAAGCCAGCTTCGGCAACCGTATCCTGGACGTAAAATGGGATATGCACAAAACCATGTTCTTTGATGCCACCATCCGCCTGGGAGGTATCGACCGCCGCGGACTGGTCAACGAGGTGACGACGATTATCTCCAACCAGATGAGCGTGGACATCCGCAAGCTGACCTTCACCACGGAGGATGGTATCTTCGACGGTGTCATCGACCTGCGTGTTCACGACCGTGATGATGTGGCAGAGATTATCGACCGTCTGAAAGAGGTGGACGACCTGAAAGAGATTTCACAAATCATGTAA